The following nucleotide sequence is from Aedes aegypti strain LVP_AGWG chromosome 3, AaegL5.0 Primary Assembly, whole genome shotgun sequence.
TactccatttgcctgagtgtaggaAGTGCCTTTTGCttaagggaccgtccataaatcacATAGCATTTTTTGGACAAATTTTGACACCCCCTCCCTCATCATAGCCTATTTTAccatacctaatacatggttAGTAGCAAAGTAATagactccccctcccccctaaaatgttAGATCATTTATGGAGCGTCCATAATAACTTTTCGTAGACGCGTCTATTACAAAAACCTAAAAATGAACATAAATTTTAAAGTGTCCGGTTacaatgctgaaaaaaaaatgaaaatcgctTCGAAAACGACAGAGACACATATCGGTACCTACATAATGCATTGTCAAAGTTGCATTTCCGACTTTCTGAGATAGTCGACGCcttgaataactgtggaagtgctcataagaacactaagctgcgactctgtcccagtggggacgtaacgccagaaaaagtATTAAGAAGGACTAAGGAGAactgatagaaaaaaaaactactcacGTTCTGAAGGCTCGACAGTGGAGGCTCTTCTCCTCGCTGACTTTCACGGTAGTATCGTTTAGAGCCGGAAATCCGTTCTGGTACTCCTCTGATCCAATTGCAGGGGGCACAACCATTTCTTCAGTCGAACAGCACCGTTCGATGGCCTTCAAAAAGGGCGAAACGCCACCCACAGCAGGCGGCATTCCTTCGGCGTGATTCCCGTTAAGGATTACTCCCCCTTCGGTCACTTGACTACCCGATCCAGGGGTAATATCTTCCGTTTCCCCATCCACTGGCTGCTGCTGACCATCCTGCTTTGATTTCCGATTATTGATAATCTCCTTCTTCAACTTGGAGAGCTTCTTCTCCTTGGGGGTTTCTCGCTGTTTGCCTTTGTGCAGGACGATTGCAGGCTGGATGATGGCAATCGGTGGAACGACCGGTTTAACCAGCGCCTTCAGTTCCCCTCCGCTTCCGATTTCACCCTTATCCACCAGCGACAACCGATCCCGAATGCAATCGGACAGATTAATCTGAACGACATCGCTCGGGGTTTTCTTGGAACGTTTCTTCGTTTTGAGGGTCGGTCCCGGGGGAAGTGCCTGAGCCGTGTGGTACTTCTCCAGGAAGCTCTCGTCGATCATCTGGATCTTCTGACTTTTGGGTCCGCGGATCTTTTTGAGCTGCTCTTCGTACCGCTTGGCTTGTTTCTTTTGCTTTTCCGCCTCCTTGCGGGCCTTCCGGGCCGATGATCTTTCCATGTCGGACAATGGCAAATGGGCGGAAGAACCAGAACCCGCCCCCAAGGCTGGGAATTCACCGTCCATGTGGCTGCTGTTCATGGTGCTGTTGTTCAAAGCGTGCGCACTTACCAAAGGACACTACGGAACCTGGGACTAGGTCATTCTGGGCCGGTTTCAGTCAGAATTGCGGCCATTCGCAGGTTGAAGAATTTGGGGATCCGAAAAAAATTTCCTACTAGACACTCCACTTCTGTACTGTGCAGAAAAATCGTCAAACTGTCAGTGGTTGTGCGCGATGCGAAAACAAATCGATCGATTTTTTACACTGTGCTGTCAACTTTGGGTGTCGTTTACAAATTACGTGATTTGTATTGTGTTCGTTTTCTTttcactcaaatttgggtagaactaaggctgtgaaccgtttcaccagttcgtttaactattctagcgtaacatttgaaaagggcctaactgcaaaatgtaaacaaacttgattattcattattcgtatcattttttacgtaaattactcctacatactcttacgggcatgcaaaatgcattattaatggtaattttattcaaatttaaaagggcctatctgaaaatgataaaactaaaagggcctaactggtcataaaagggcctaactgaaaatttccatcaaaatcagattggcccttccgtgcatttttaattttccttcatattgttcaatatttagccattgtatagtgtttttctcacataatggaaccttgtgaaatatttgaaaagggtctatcagcataacgtaaaaattgagaaattcccgattgaagattctgtaacatattgattgttactattttaaactcattgctatctaatagttttaaacttttgttcgacactcgtagtctattactgggccacgtaacgttttaaatctaatataacataaaaactagtaaaaaatggttgaattcaaacatcatcggcagataggcccttttacgagtcttcaaaccagttaggccctttaattgaacatggtttcagttaggcccctccagttaggcccttttattaaacttagttccagttaggcccttttggaatttgttaattttattgattattgaagtgattttcaaagttttagaacaaaatcaatcgattatgtgagaaaatcaacactgaatattgaaaattctttattgaagattcagtactatattgattattcatatttcaaCCCCTTTCTCCTATTCACTAGTTTTATGcttgtgttcgacactcataatactctactaggtggcccataacgttttaaattttaaataacaaaacaactcgtgaaaatggttgaattcaaacatcatcggcagataggcccttttacgagtctgcaaaccagttaggccctttgattggaCATGGTgccagttaggcccctccagttaggcccttttattaaacttagttccagctaggcccttttggaatttgttaattttattgattattgaagtgattttcaaagttttagatcaaaatcaatcgactaggtatgtgagaaaatcaacattgattaataaaaattctttattgaatattcagtactatattgattcctatttcaagcccattctcttttttactagttttatcataatcttaatgcgaagttagttggaaaactgattttttatcctgaaaaaaaaaaattaattacattaaaaattttgaataatttttatttgttaatttttatttgttgcctctagttgtggatcgagttccaaaagtcgcgattttcacaaaaacaaattcgtttgtttttgtaacagccctgcaagaattcttcttatacttcttcttggcattacgtccccactgggacagagcctgcttttaagctttgtgttcaatgagtacttccacagttataaactgagagctttttttgacaagttgccattttcgcattcgtatatcgtgtgacaaatacgaaggtactctatattcaggaaagtaaaggaaatttccattacgaaaaaacctggaccgaccgggaatggaactcagataccttcagaatggctctgctttgtagccgcggacttaaactgctcggctaaggaaggctctcaagtataaaacaagtaaaaaagtgaatgggtttgaaatagatataataaataaggtactgaaccttcaaccgagaatatccaacatttagctattaaattgttttctctcgctttattttatttaaaaactatgaaaatcacttcaataagcaataaaatcaacaaattccaaaagggcctaactggaactatgtttaataaaaaggcctaactggaggggcttaactgaaaccatgtccaatcgaagggcctaactgaaagggcctaactggtttgaagattcattgaagggcctaactgctgatgatatttgaatgcaaccattttcacgagtcgttatgctatttgagattactagcgttctgggccacgtaataaaccataatgagtgtctaacacaagtataaaactagtaaaaaaaaagtgaatgggtttgaaatatcaataatcaatatgttgctgattttgtatagaatagtttccaatacttagcttgtatgatattgtgttgttttctcacataatcattaaatgttgtcgaagaattatgcaaatcacttcaataatcaataaaattagcaaattcaaaaagggcctaactggtttgaaaattcgtaaaagggcctatctgtggatgatgtttgaattgaactatttttacaagttgttgtgctatttcaaattcaaatcgttgtgagtcacgtaatagaccattataagtgtcgaacacaaggggttatccgaaaatgacgtccatcaattggggcctcctccaatggggggatgtacgaatatgtgacagtgcatggattgggtattagaaaaagcgtgacagagggggtagaagggttctagaaatcccgaaaaaccatggacgtcatttttggatcttccccaagtatgaaactagtaaaaagcgaatgggtttgaaataggaataatcaatatggtactgaatcttcaaccaaaaatttccaatattaagctattatatattttttcacataatcgctaaattttgttcaagatttatgcaaaccaattcaaaaataaataaaattagcaaattataaaagggcctaactgaaaccatgttcaatcaaagggcctaactgaaagggcctaactggtttgaagattcataaaagggcctatctgccgatgatgttcaaattcaacaatttttacgagttgttgtgttatttgacatttgAAACATGATGGGCCACGCAACAGTCTTTAATGGGTGTCGAACacaggtatgaaactagtaaaaatgcgaatgggtttaaaataggaattataaatatggtacggaatcttcaattgagaatttctcaatgtttacgttttgcagataggcccttttaaaaTGTTACGCTagtattagttaaaatttgacatttcaatagttattttcccctcaaatggttaaatt
It contains:
- the LOC5575013 gene encoding selenocysteine insertion sequence-binding protein 2 gives rise to the protein MNSSHMDGEFPALGAGSGSSAHLPLSDMERSSARKARKEAEKQKKQAKRYEEQLKKIRGPKSQKIQMIDESFLEKYHTAQALPPGPTLKTKKRSKKTPSDVVQINLSDCIRDRLSLVDKGEIGSGGELKALVKPVVPPIAIIQPAIVLHKGKQRETPKEKKLSKLKKEIINNRKSKQDGQQQPVDGETEDITPGSGSQVTEGGVILNGNHAEGMPPAVGGVSPFLKAIERCCSTEEMVVPPAIGSEEYQNGFPALNDTTVKVSEEKSLHCRAFRTYCDHLITDELRDLAENVVTKLFQFQSNAYGKNPIKAVSNKRYCVGFNEVLKHLETRKIKLVLIAPDLEPNDSIDQLVERVKTICRQARVPYVFAIKRRKMGFHLMKKVPVSCLGIISYDGVDNPVKRMLEIADHERVSYRNVSAGK